One Lysinibacillus sp. OF-1 DNA segment encodes these proteins:
- a CDS encoding thioredoxin family protein translates to MEEWSKEQWETAKQSGQKAAFYLYTPMCGTCAVASKMMAIIEQLLPQLPIGKANINFLEYVAVEHQIESVPCLLVSDGGKVTDKIYAFQSVPFLYELLKKSID, encoded by the coding sequence ATGGAAGAATGGTCAAAAGAGCAGTGGGAAACGGCTAAACAGTCTGGACAGAAAGCTGCATTTTATTTATATACACCGATGTGTGGAACGTGTGCAGTGGCATCTAAAATGATGGCCATTATTGAACAATTACTGCCACAGCTACCAATAGGTAAAGCGAATATAAATTTTTTAGAGTATGTTGCTGTTGAGCACCAAATTGAAAGTGTTCCGTGTTTACTTGTTAGTGATGGCGGAAAAGTGACAGATAAGATTTATGCTTTTCAATCCGTACCATTTTTATACGAATTGTTAAAAAAATCAATTGACTGA
- a CDS encoding TOPRIM domain-containing protein, translating into MFEGKCLIVEGRSDKLQIEPILNENVTILCTNGTIGVHQLEELLDPYESCELFTFFDADTSGDKLRALMDRHYPEAEHLRTMPTYKEVETTPRKVLAMILLRAHFSIHNEYIL; encoded by the coding sequence ATGTTCGAGGGAAAATGCTTAATAGTAGAAGGACGCTCAGATAAGCTACAAATTGAGCCAATTTTAAATGAGAATGTTACAATACTATGTACGAATGGTACAATTGGTGTGCATCAATTAGAAGAGCTGCTCGATCCCTATGAGAGCTGTGAGCTATTTACTTTTTTTGATGCAGATACTTCAGGCGATAAGCTACGTGCATTAATGGACAGACATTATCCAGAGGCAGAGCATTTACGTACAATGCCAACCTATAAGGAAGTAGAGACGACACCAAGAAAAGTGTTAGCGATGATATTACTGCGTGCACATTTTTCAATCCATAATGAATATATTTTGTAA
- the gcvH gene encoding glycine cleavage system protein GcvH, whose protein sequence is MSTPKDLRYSEEHEWVKTEDGKVRIGITHFAQSELGDIVFVELPQVGDEIKTDDPFGSVESVKTVSELYAPISGTVVEVNADLEDSPEFVNESPYEKAWMIVVEPADASEVEKLMTAEQYEEMIAE, encoded by the coding sequence ATGAGCACACCTAAAGACTTACGTTATTCTGAAGAACATGAATGGGTAAAAACAGAAGATGGAAAAGTACGTATTGGTATTACTCACTTCGCACAATCTGAATTAGGAGATATCGTTTTCGTTGAGCTTCCACAAGTTGGCGACGAAATCAAAACAGATGATCCATTCGGTAGCGTAGAATCAGTTAAAACTGTTTCTGAATTGTATGCACCAATCTCAGGTACTGTAGTTGAAGTAAATGCAGATTTAGAAGATAGCCCAGAATTCGTTAATGAATCACCATATGAAAAAGCATGGATGATCGTTGTGGAGCCTGCTGATGCATCAGAAGTTGAAAAACTAATGACAGCAGAGCAATACGAAGAAATGATCGCTGAATAA